From the genome of Verrucomicrobiia bacterium:
GAGGTCCGCCGGACCGCCGACCCGGAGCGTGGTGCGTTTGGCCAGCGGCTCTTGCGCGCGCACAACCGAGCCGGGCGACAAGCCGGCCGCCAGTCGTTGAGCGAGTTCTCCGGGTGCCCGCATAGAATCCGCTACCGTCGTGCTCATGCCGCCACCTCCAATTCGTGGGCGGGACTGCGCGGCGGGCGCGCCGGACCGGCCACCGTTGGACTCGTTGGGAGGTTGGACCGCTGTGAAACTGGCAACGTCGTCAAAATCTGCGTCGCAATGTCCGCCGCCGCATTGGGCGCATGCCAGCGCGCGAGCGCCGCCTGCATTTCCTGACGGACCGGGCCAGGCGCCATGAGTTCCTCCAACGCGCGCACCAACTGTTCCGGAGTGGCCGTCGTCTGGTCGAGCCGGCGTGCCGCACCACTTTGCTCCAGGGCCGCGGCGTTGAAATGTTGATGATTGTCGGCGGCCGTGGGCAACGGCACCAGCACGGCCGGCAGGCGCAAGGCGGCGAGTTCCGCCAGGGAGGAAGCCCCCGCGCGGGTCACGGCCACGTCGGCCGCGCCGAGCGCCAGTTCCATCCTGCTCAAGAATGGATGCACCAGCGCTGTCAAGCGGACGGAGCCATAGGCGGCACGCACCTTGTCGCCGTCGTTCGGTCCGGTCAGGTGGAGCCACTGCCATTGGGGTGCGGTGCGCGCCAGCCGCGGCAGCGAACGCAGCAGGAGTTCGTTCACGCCGCTGGCCCCCTGGCTGCCGCCCATCACGAGCACCACGGGCCGTTGGGGATCCAGGCCAAGTGCCCGCCGACAGGCGGCGGAATCCTGCGGTTGAAATTGCGGGCGAACGGGCGTTCCCGTCAAAACGGTCTGGCGGGTTTTCAAGCGCGCGGCAGCCTCGGGGAAGCCGAGGAAGGCCGTATCCACCCACCGCGCCAGCAGCCGGTTCGCCCGGCCAGGAACCGTGTTCGACTCATGCAAAAAGGTGCGGGCACCGGCCCGACGCGCCGCAAGCACCGGTGGAACGCTGGTGAATCCGCCCATAGCGAGCGCCGCGTGCGGTGAAGTGGACTGGAAGAGTTGGCGCGCGGCGAAATACGAACGCACAAAGCCGCGGCAAAAGGCCAGCCGGCTGCCGCGTTGCAGGGCGACCGCGGGCAGAGTCACCGCCGCGAACTCCGGCGCAGCCTGCAGCGCCTGCTGGTCCACGTCCTTGGGCGAGACCAGCAAGGTGACAGCACAACCGCGTTGAGCCAGCTGTCGCGCCACGGCGAGGCCGGGGAACAGATGACCACCCGTGCCGCCACAGGCAATGGCGATCCGGGGTGCGTTGTCCGGCGTCTGGCTCATGCGGTGCGGGGAGCAAAAGGGTTGTCGGGCGCCAGCACGGTAGCCGGTTCCGCCACGGATTCCCGGGCCTGACGCGCCACGCTGAGCAACACCCCGATGCAGGTCAGCATCATCAGCAGGTTGGATCCGCCATAACTGATGAACGGCAGCGGCAGGCCCTTGTTGGGCAGCGCGCTCGTCACCACGCCAATGTTGATGAACGCCTGAAAACCAATGAGGAAGGTGATGCCGGACCCCAGCATCAGGCCGAAGTTGTCGCGGGCGTGCAACGCAATGTAAATGCCGCAGATGATGATGAGCACGAACGCCAGCACCACCAGCATCGTGGCCACCAAACCAAGTTCCTCGCCGATGATGGAGAGAATGAAATCGGTGTGGTGCTCCGGCACGAAACCGAGCTTTTGCCGGCCGTTGCCCAGACCGAGGCCAAACCAGCCGCCGGAACCCAGCGCCAGCATTGCCTGATACGCCTGATAGCCGACGCCCGACTTGTTCTCCTCCAGATAGAGCCATGCAAAGATGCGTTTCATCCGCATCGGGTCGTGCCACAGCGAGAGTCCCAGACCGGCACCGCCGAGCAACGCCGGCACGGCAAAATACTGCCAGCGCACACCCGCGATGAGGAGCATCACGGAAATCACGCCCGCCATGAGAATCGTTGTGCCGCGGTCGGGCTCGATGAAAATCAGCATCAAGGCTGGCGCGACAATCAGGCCCGGAATGATGATGCCGCGCTTCCAGATGCGCATCTGGCGTTGGTAGCGTTCGCAATACCAGGCGAGCACCACGATGATGGCCAGCTTGGCGAGTTCGGAAGGTTGAAGCCGGAGGCCACCGTAACCCAGCCAGCGCCGTGCGCCGTTGACGCGCAGGCCCACATGCGGCACCAATACCAACGCCAGGAGGATCAGCACGAAAATCATCAACGGCCATGCGAAGCGCCGCAAGAGCGCGTAATCAATCGACGCCATGGCGACGCACCCCACCAGTCCCAGGCCGCACCAGATCAATTGCATCACCAGGTAACGCGCCCCCACCTGGGTCATGCTGGAGCTGTAGAGCATCACCATCCCCAACGCGAGGAGGGCGGCAACGCAAAAAACCAGCAATGTGACGGCAACCTTCATACCTCTCTCGACCACCGGCTGCCGGGCCGGTGCGCCCGGCAGCCGGTGGGAGAACCAAAGGATTACTGACCCGCAGGCGGTGCGGTGGGCGGCGGCACCATCGGAGCCGGCTGGGCCGTGGGCGGCGGCATCGTCGGAACGACGGGCGCCGGCGCCGGCTTGGGCGGCAGCTTTAATTTCTGGCCCACCTTGATCCGGTCGGTGGACAAATTGTTCAGTGACTTGAGTTCGCTGATTGTGGTGCCGTGACGCGAAGCAATGCGCGAGAGCGTGTCGCCGGATTTCACCGTGTAAGTGTTCGCGTCGCTGCTGGTCGCCATCGGCACCGCCGAGGTGGTCGGCGCCGCCGAGGGCGCGGGCAGATTGATCTTCTGGCCGATCTTCAGCCGGCGCGGATCCACGCCGGGATTCGCTTCCTGAATCGCCTTCAGGCTCGTGCCGTTTTGCTTGGCGATGGTGTAGAACGAATCCCCCGCTTTGATGACGTATTCCGAACCGCCCGCCGTCGTCGGCGGCGTCATCGGCACCGGTGTGACCCCGGTGGTCGGCGGCGGCGTCACCTGCGTGGTCGGCGGCGGGAGCGGCACTTCGGGCGGCAAAGCCACATTGGACGTCACGTCCGGCGGGAGCATGTTGGTGTCTGCGGGCGGCAGCGTGTTGGTGTCCATCATGGGCACTTCCGGCGGCAGGTCGGTGTTTTCCTGGGGCACTTCGCGCTTGCATCCCTGCGTCATGAGCAACGCCATCAAAGCGGCAACATGAACCGCAAGGACCGAAAAGAA
Proteins encoded in this window:
- the ftsW gene encoding putative lipid II flippase FtsW, with protein sequence MKVAVTLLVFCVAALLALGMVMLYSSSMTQVGARYLVMQLIWCGLGLVGCVAMASIDYALLRRFAWPLMIFVLILLALVLVPHVGLRVNGARRWLGYGGLRLQPSELAKLAIIVVLAWYCERYQRQMRIWKRGIIIPGLIVAPALMLIFIEPDRGTTILMAGVISVMLLIAGVRWQYFAVPALLGGAGLGLSLWHDPMRMKRIFAWLYLEENKSGVGYQAYQAMLALGSGGWFGLGLGNGRQKLGFVPEHHTDFILSIIGEELGLVATMLVVLAFVLIIICGIYIALHARDNFGLMLGSGITFLIGFQAFINIGVVTSALPNKGLPLPFISYGGSNLLMMLTCIGVLLSVARQARESVAEPATVLAPDNPFAPRTA
- a CDS encoding LysM peptidoglycan-binding domain-containing protein, whose translation is MALLMTQGCKREVPQENTDLPPEVPMMDTNTLPPADTNMLPPDVTSNVALPPEVPLPPPTTQVTPPPTTGVTPVPMTPPTTAGGSEYVIKAGDSFYTIAKQNGTSLKAIQEANPGVDPRRLKIGQKINLPAPSAAPTTSAVPMATSSDANTYTVKSGDTLSRIASRHGTTISELKSLNNLSTDRIKVGQKLKLPPKPAPAPVVPTMPPPTAQPAPMVPPPTAPPAGQ
- the murG gene encoding undecaprenyldiphospho-muramoylpentapeptide beta-N-acetylglucosaminyltransferase; this encodes MSQTPDNAPRIAIACGGTGGHLFPGLAVARQLAQRGCAVTLLVSPKDVDQQALQAAPEFAAVTLPAVALQRGSRLAFCRGFVRSYFAARQLFQSTSPHAALAMGGFTSVPPVLAARRAGARTFLHESNTVPGRANRLLARWVDTAFLGFPEAAARLKTRQTVLTGTPVRPQFQPQDSAACRRALGLDPQRPVVLVMGGSQGASGVNELLLRSLPRLARTAPQWQWLHLTGPNDGDKVRAAYGSVRLTALVHPFLSRMELALGAADVAVTRAGASSLAELAALRLPAVLVPLPTAADNHQHFNAAALEQSGAARRLDQTTATPEQLVRALEELMAPGPVRQEMQAALARWHAPNAAADIATQILTTLPVSQRSNLPTSPTVAGPARPPRSPAHELEVAA